One [Clostridium] saccharolyticum WM1 DNA segment encodes these proteins:
- the smpB gene encoding SsrA-binding protein SmpB, protein MGKESFKLIANNKKAYHDYFIDEKYEAGIELAGTEVKSIRMGKCSVKESFVRIDKGEVYVYGMNISPYEKGNIFNKDPLRVRKLLLHRTEIGKLDAKIAQKGYTLVPLQVYFKGSLVKVEIGLARGKKLYDKRDDIAKKDQKRELERDFKVRNL, encoded by the coding sequence ATGGGGAAAGAGAGTTTCAAATTGATTGCCAATAACAAAAAGGCATATCACGATTATTTTATTGATGAAAAATATGAGGCCGGTATCGAGCTGGCCGGAACCGAGGTAAAATCCATACGAATGGGCAAATGCAGTGTTAAGGAATCCTTTGTCAGGATCGATAAAGGAGAGGTTTATGTCTATGGCATGAACATCAGCCCATATGAAAAAGGAAATATCTTTAATAAGGACCCTTTGAGGGTCAGAAAACTGCTGCTTCACAGAACCGAGATCGGAAAGCTGGATGCTAAGATCGCCCAGAAGGGGTATACGCTGGTTCCTCTTCAGGTATATTTTAAGGGCAGTCTTGTAAAGGTGGAAATCGGCCTTGCCAGAGGAAAAAAACTATACGATAAGAGAGATGATATTGCCAAAAAGGATCAAAAAAGAGAACTGGAAAGAGACTTTAAGGTGAGGAATCTTTAA
- the rnr gene encoding ribonuclease R, whose product MLLQLFEDPAYAPMKLKELAMLFDIPKEQREDLKEVLDTLLTEGKIGISQKGKYGKPDLGSIAGVFFGHPKGFGFVAVEGLDQDIFIPEDKTGGALHGDTVLVSAETKPGNGKRAEGHVVKVLEHANEQIIGYYQKNKSFGFVIPDNQKISKDVFIPQGKDMGAMTGHKVVVKVTDYGGPERKPEGVITEILGHVNDPGTDILSIVRAYGLPEEFPDSVMKQVTAVPDEITGKDMQGRLDLRDLQTVTIDGEDAKDLDDAITISKKGGVYTLGVHIADVTNYVTENSPLDEEALRRGTSVYLVDRVIPMLPHKLSNGICSLNQGEDRLALSCIMDIDEDGSVIGHRIAETVINVDRRMTYTAVNAIITDRDESVRKEYEAFVPMFEQMKELADILREKRKKRGSIDFDFPETKVILDERGKPLEIKPYDRNSATKIIEDFMLMANETVAEDYFWQEIPFLYRTHDNPDPERMKSLATLINNFGYSIRFHNGEVYPKEVQKLLANAEDTPEEALISRLALRSMKQAKYTVANTGHFGLAAKYYTHFTSPIRRYPDLQIHRIIKENLRSGLSDKRISHYDKILQQVSVQSSAMERRADEAERETIKLKKCEYMSRHIGEEFDGVISGVTNWGLYVELPNTVEGLIHVNQLQDDYYHFDEEHYELVGEMTRKTYKLGQPIRVMVAGTDKLLRTIDFIPAKKFDEE is encoded by the coding sequence ATGCTTCTCCAGTTATTTGAAGATCCTGCCTATGCACCCATGAAATTAAAGGAGCTTGCCATGCTTTTTGACATACCAAAGGAGCAGAGGGAAGATTTAAAAGAGGTGCTGGATACGCTTTTGACAGAAGGAAAGATTGGCATATCACAAAAAGGAAAATACGGTAAGCCGGACTTAGGTTCCATTGCCGGAGTTTTTTTCGGCCACCCCAAAGGCTTTGGTTTTGTTGCAGTGGAAGGGCTGGATCAGGATATTTTTATTCCGGAAGATAAAACCGGCGGTGCACTTCATGGGGATACTGTGCTGGTGTCTGCCGAGACAAAGCCGGGAAACGGCAAAAGGGCAGAGGGCCATGTGGTAAAGGTGCTGGAACATGCCAATGAACAGATCATAGGGTATTACCAGAAGAATAAAAGCTTTGGTTTCGTCATTCCCGATAACCAGAAGATTTCAAAGGATGTGTTCATTCCCCAGGGCAAGGATATGGGTGCCATGACCGGTCACAAGGTGGTGGTTAAGGTTACCGATTACGGAGGGCCGGAACGTAAGCCGGAAGGGGTTATAACAGAAATCCTTGGACATGTCAATGATCCGGGTACAGATATCCTTTCGATTGTAAGGGCGTATGGGCTTCCGGAGGAATTTCCCGACAGCGTGATGAAACAGGTGACAGCAGTGCCGGATGAGATTACAGGCAAAGATATGCAGGGACGTCTGGATTTAAGAGATTTGCAGACAGTAACCATAGACGGGGAAGATGCAAAGGACCTTGACGATGCCATTACCATATCTAAAAAGGGCGGAGTCTATACTTTGGGTGTCCACATCGCAGATGTTACCAATTATGTAACAGAAAACAGTCCCTTGGATGAGGAAGCTTTAAGACGGGGTACCAGCGTTTACCTGGTGGACCGGGTGATTCCCATGCTGCCTCATAAGCTGTCAAACGGGATCTGTTCCCTGAATCAGGGAGAGGACCGTCTGGCTTTAAGCTGCATCATGGACATTGATGAAGATGGCAGCGTCATAGGACACCGAATCGCTGAAACAGTCATAAACGTGGACAGGAGAATGACTTATACGGCAGTGAATGCCATCATTACTGACCGGGATGAGTCGGTCCGAAAGGAATATGAGGCATTCGTTCCCATGTTTGAACAGATGAAGGAGCTGGCTGATATCCTGAGAGAAAAGAGAAAGAAGAGGGGATCCATTGATTTTGATTTCCCGGAGACAAAGGTCATTCTGGATGAACGGGGAAAGCCTTTGGAGATCAAACCCTATGATAGAAATTCTGCTACGAAAATCATTGAAGATTTCATGCTCATGGCAAATGAAACGGTGGCAGAAGATTATTTTTGGCAGGAGATCCCTTTCCTTTACCGAACTCATGACAATCCGGATCCGGAGAGGATGAAGAGCCTTGCTACATTAATAAACAATTTTGGTTATTCCATCCGCTTTCACAACGGAGAGGTTTACCCAAAGGAAGTCCAGAAGCTCCTAGCCAATGCGGAGGATACACCAGAGGAAGCCTTAATCAGCCGTCTGGCCCTGCGTTCCATGAAACAGGCGAAATATACGGTGGCAAATACCGGTCACTTTGGTCTGGCGGCCAAATATTATACCCACTTTACTTCTCCCATCAGAAGGTATCCGGACTTACAAATCCACCGAATTATTAAGGAGAATTTAAGGTCAGGCTTATCAGACAAGAGGATCAGTCATTACGATAAGATCCTGCAGCAGGTGTCCGTCCAGTCTTCGGCCATGGAACGTAGAGCCGATGAAGCGGAGCGGGAAACCATTAAGCTTAAAAAGTGTGAATATATGTCAAGACACATTGGGGAAGAGTTTGACGGAGTGATCTCCGGTGTGACAAACTGGGGCCTTTATGTGGAGCTTCCCAATACAGTGGAAGGATTGATTCATGTCAATCAGCTTCAGGATGATTATTATCATTTTGATGAAGAGCATTATGAGCTGGTAGGTGAGATGACAAGGAAAACATATAAACTTGGTCAGCCTATCCGGGTTATGGTGGCAGGTACGGATAAGCTATTACGTACCATCGACTTTATTCCGGCGAAGAAATTTGATGAGGAATAA
- the secG gene encoding preprotein translocase subunit SecG, whose product MIRIILSIIFVIICVALSAIILLQEGKSQGLGSIGGMADTYWGKNKGRSMEGKLEKFTKYGAVLFFILALVLNLNIL is encoded by the coding sequence GTGATCAGGATTATTTTATCAATCATATTTGTTATCATATGTGTTGCCTTATCAGCAATTATCCTTTTACAGGAAGGAAAGAGTCAGGGACTGGGTTCTATCGGCGGTATGGCAGATACTTACTGGGGTAAAAATAAAGGCCGTTCCATGGAGGGAAAACTGGAGAAATTCACAAAATACGGAGCAGTCCTGTTTTTCATTCTGGCACTGGTACTGAATCTGAATATACTGTAA
- the eno gene encoding phosphopyruvate hydratase family protein (catalyzes the formation of phosphoenolpyruvate from 2-phospho-D-glycerate in glycolysis) → MMRNELDIIEVTGRTIHDSWGYPGIEAEVVLENGAHGRAAVSLGNTDRAKEQAGIVNEWFSEIILFEDASDQGKIDRLLLQAAKEGGEGKNENQGILALSMAVARAAGAGLGLPLYRYLGGTSAPGMPVPMMTMISGGSGEKGLDFHEIMIVPQGARSYSEGLRMGVEIYQTLKRLLSMSGFSTSVGKGGGFEPDMKNAEEALHYLMDSFRLTEYKPGIDVLVAINAEADRLYVKEEGSYCFSKESKKGGISINRQQKDMIAYYMRLTDGFPICAVMNGLWKADLVGRMQMMNLLEHRALMISDDFNAANATIIRMEQAGTVTGALEMVEKARKAGHKVIIASDVRDTEESFLSDMAAAVRADYVKSGAPCRGECTAKYNELLRIEEFYRMPGQPAVCGRISL, encoded by the coding sequence ATGATGCGAAACGAACTTGATATTATAGAAGTAACAGGCAGAACAATCCATGATTCCTGGGGATATCCTGGAATCGAAGCTGAGGTAGTGCTGGAGAACGGTGCCCATGGCAGGGCTGCCGTTTCCCTTGGAAATACTGACAGGGCAAAAGAACAGGCAGGCATTGTTAATGAATGGTTTTCTGAAATTATATTATTTGAGGATGCGTCAGACCAGGGAAAGATAGACCGGCTCCTTTTGCAGGCAGCAAAGGAAGGGGGAGAGGGAAAAAATGAAAACCAAGGAATTTTGGCTCTGTCCATGGCTGTTGCAAGGGCAGCGGGTGCCGGTCTTGGCCTTCCTCTTTACCGTTATCTGGGAGGTACTTCGGCTCCTGGGATGCCGGTTCCCATGATGACCATGATCAGCGGAGGCAGCGGGGAGAAAGGCCTTGATTTTCATGAAATTATGATTGTTCCTCAAGGGGCCCGGTCCTATTCGGAAGGGCTCCGCATGGGAGTGGAAATTTACCAGACTTTAAAAAGACTTTTATCCATGAGCGGATTCAGCACATCTGTGGGGAAAGGCGGCGGCTTTGAGCCGGATATGAAAAATGCAGAAGAAGCACTTCACTACTTAATGGATTCCTTTAGACTTACAGAATATAAACCGGGAATTGATGTACTGGTAGCCATCAATGCGGAGGCGGACCGGCTGTATGTAAAAGAAGAGGGAAGCTACTGTTTTTCAAAAGAGAGCAAAAAAGGCGGAATCTCCATAAACAGGCAGCAAAAGGATATGATCGCCTATTATATGAGGCTGACGGACGGATTTCCCATTTGTGCGGTCATGAATGGATTGTGGAAGGCCGACCTGGTGGGCAGAATGCAAATGATGAACCTGCTGGAGCACCGTGCTCTCATGATATCCGATGATTTTAATGCGGCCAACGCCACAATCATCCGGATGGAACAAGCCGGGACAGTAACCGGAGCGCTGGAAATGGTAGAAAAGGCGAGGAAAGCCGGGCACAAGGTGATTATTGCCAGTGATGTGAGGGATACGGAGGAATCTTTCCTTTCCGATATGGCTGCGGCTGTCCGGGCTGACTATGTGAAAAGCGGTGCTCCCTGCAGAGGAGAATGTACGGCCAAGTACAATGAGCTTCTGCGAATTGAAGAATTTTACCGGATGCCTGGGCAGCCGGCGGTCTGTGGAAGAATATCCTTGTGA
- the pheT gene encoding phenylalanine--tRNA ligase subunit beta: MNTPLSWIKAYVPDLDVSAQEYTDAMTLTGTKVEGYECLDKNLEKIVVGQILSIERHPDADKLIICQVDVGTETVQIVTGASNVKTGDKVPVVLDGGKVAGGHDGGPLPEEGIKIKKGKLRGIESCGMMCSIEELGFSNEMYPDAPESGIYILPEDTKTGADAVEVLGLHDSVFEYEITSNRVDCYSVIGIAREAAATFHKPFIPPVVTATGNSEDINDYLKVTVEDSCLCPRYCARMVKNIRLAPSPVWMQRRLAACGIRPINNIVDITNYVMEEYGQPMHAFDYELLANHEIIVKCAKEGDTFQTLDGQERKLDGTILMINDGEKAVGIAGIMGGENSKITDQVKTMVFESACFDGTNIRLSSKKVGLRTDASGKFEKGLDPNNAEEAINRACQLIEELGAGEVVGGMIDVYQSKREGKRLPFEPDKMNRLLGTEIEPDTMVGYFKRLDLGYDKAAGEILIPTFRQDLNCMADLAEEAARFFGYDKIPVSLPTGEATTGKLSYKLRVEEVAREVAEFCGFSQGMTYSFESPKVFDRLLIPKDSPLRVTVNILNPLGEDFSVMRTSPLHGMLNSLSTNYNRRNKNVRLYELANIYLPKALPLTELPDERMQFTLGFYGDGDFFDMKGVIEEFFDKTGMHEKPHYDPKSGKTFLHPGRQADIVYDGVTIGYLGEVHPEVADNYKIGDRSYVAVIDMPSMIPFTSFDRKYTGIAKYPAVSRDISMVVPKEILVGQIEAVIQQRGGKILESYELFDIYEGSQILSGYKSVAYSITFRSGDHTLEEQEVLTVMKKILNGLQALGIELRA, translated from the coding sequence ATGAATACACCATTATCATGGATTAAAGCATATGTTCCGGATTTAGACGTATCAGCTCAGGAATACACGGATGCCATGACGCTCACCGGAACAAAGGTGGAAGGCTATGAATGCCTGGATAAAAACTTAGAGAAAATCGTTGTTGGACAGATATTATCCATTGAGCGCCATCCGGATGCGGATAAGCTGATTATCTGCCAGGTTGACGTTGGAACGGAAACAGTACAGATTGTCACAGGTGCTTCCAATGTTAAGACAGGAGATAAAGTTCCTGTGGTTTTGGATGGAGGAAAAGTGGCAGGAGGCCATGACGGCGGCCCACTTCCTGAAGAGGGAATCAAGATAAAAAAAGGAAAGTTAAGAGGAATCGAGTCCTGCGGCATGATGTGCTCCATTGAGGAATTGGGTTTTTCCAATGAAATGTATCCCGATGCTCCGGAAAGTGGAATTTACATTCTGCCTGAAGATACAAAAACAGGCGCGGATGCCGTTGAGGTGCTGGGTCTTCATGATTCCGTATTTGAATATGAAATCACCTCCAACCGCGTGGATTGCTATAGTGTCATAGGAATTGCCAGGGAAGCGGCTGCAACCTTTCATAAGCCCTTTATCCCTCCGGTGGTGACAGCTACAGGTAACAGCGAGGATATCAACGACTATTTAAAGGTGACTGTAGAGGACAGCTGCCTATGCCCCCGTTATTGTGCAAGAATGGTGAAAAATATTAGGCTTGCCCCATCTCCGGTCTGGATGCAGAGACGTCTGGCAGCATGCGGAATCCGGCCCATTAACAATATCGTTGACATAACCAATTATGTAATGGAAGAGTATGGCCAGCCCATGCACGCCTTTGATTATGAACTCCTTGCAAACCATGAGATCATTGTAAAATGCGCCAAAGAAGGGGATACCTTCCAGACTCTTGACGGACAGGAGAGAAAGCTGGACGGCACCATACTCATGATCAATGACGGGGAAAAGGCGGTTGGAATTGCCGGCATCATGGGAGGAGAGAACTCCAAGATCACTGATCAGGTGAAGACCATGGTGTTTGAAAGTGCCTGCTTTGACGGCACCAATATCCGCCTTTCCTCTAAAAAGGTGGGATTAAGGACGGATGCTTCCGGGAAATTCGAAAAAGGACTTGATCCTAACAATGCAGAGGAAGCCATCAACCGCGCCTGCCAGCTGATCGAAGAGCTGGGAGCAGGAGAAGTAGTAGGCGGTATGATCGATGTATATCAGTCAAAGAGAGAAGGAAAAAGGCTTCCTTTTGAACCGGATAAGATGAACAGGCTTCTGGGAACTGAGATCGAACCGGATACAATGGTTGGTTACTTTAAAAGGCTGGATTTGGGTTATGACAAGGCTGCTGGTGAGATTCTTATCCCTACCTTCCGCCAGGACTTAAACTGTATGGCCGATTTAGCGGAGGAAGCTGCCAGATTCTTCGGATATGACAAGATCCCGGTATCTTTGCCAACAGGCGAAGCAACTACCGGAAAGCTGTCCTATAAGTTAAGAGTGGAAGAAGTGGCAAGAGAAGTGGCGGAATTCTGCGGATTCTCCCAGGGAATGACCTATTCCTTTGAAAGTCCCAAGGTATTTGACCGCCTTCTTATTCCAAAGGACAGCCCGCTTCGTGTGACAGTGAATATTTTAAATCCTTTGGGAGAAGATTTCAGCGTTATGAGAACCTCCCCTCTCCATGGGATGTTAAATTCCTTATCCACCAACTATAACCGCCGGAATAAGAATGTACGCCTTTATGAGCTTGCCAATATTTATCTTCCAAAGGCTCTCCCATTGACTGAGCTTCCCGATGAGAGAATGCAGTTTACCCTGGGCTTTTACGGAGACGGCGATTTCTTTGATATGAAGGGCGTCATTGAAGAATTTTTTGATAAAACGGGGATGCACGAAAAGCCTCATTATGATCCGAAGAGCGGAAAAACATTCCTTCACCCCGGAAGACAGGCAGATATTGTTTACGATGGGGTGACCATTGGATATTTAGGAGAAGTCCACCCCGAGGTGGCTGACAACTACAAGATCGGGGACCGCTCCTATGTGGCTGTGATCGATATGCCGTCTATGATTCCGTTTACAAGCTTTGACCGGAAATACACCGGAATTGCAAAATATCCCGCTGTTTCCAGAGATATCAGTATGGTGGTTCCAAAAGAGATCTTGGTTGGGCAGATTGAAGCTGTCATCCAACAGCGGGGAGGTAAAATATTGGAAAGCTATGAGCTTTTTGATATTTATGAAGGATCACAGATTTTATCAGGATATAAGTCTGTTGCCTATTCCATCACCTTCCGCTCAGGAGACCATACTTTAGAGGAGCAGGAAGTACTGACTGTGATGAAAAAGATCCTGAACGGATTACAAGCACTGGGAATCGAACTTCGGGCATAA
- the pheS gene encoding phenylalanine--tRNA ligase subunit alpha, giving the protein MKDQLEKIKQEALRQIEASDALEKLNDIRVAYLGKKGELTSVLKSMKDVAPEDRPKVGQMVNDARTMIEGKLEEAMSILQKKAREEQLKKEVIDVTLPAKRNKVGHTHPNTIALKEVERIFVGMGYEVIEGPEVEYDSYNFEKLNIPKNHPARDEQDTFYISDNIVLRSQTSPVQVRTMEKGKLPIRMLAPGRVFRSDEVDATHSPSFHQIEGLVIDKNITFADLKGTLAEFARELFGLETKVKFRPHHFPFTEPSAEMDVTCFKCGGKGCRFCKGSGWIEILGCGMVHPNVLTMSGIDPDEYSGFAFGVGLERIALLKYEIDDMRLLYENDIRFLKQF; this is encoded by the coding sequence ATGAAAGATCAATTAGAAAAAATCAAACAGGAAGCATTGAGGCAGATCGAAGCTTCGGATGCGCTGGAAAAACTCAATGACATCAGGGTCGCTTATCTTGGGAAAAAGGGCGAACTGACCAGCGTATTAAAAAGCATGAAGGATGTTGCCCCGGAAGACAGGCCAAAGGTAGGGCAGATGGTCAATGACGCCAGGACCATGATCGAAGGGAAATTAGAGGAAGCCATGTCAATCCTTCAAAAGAAAGCCAGGGAAGAACAGCTGAAAAAAGAAGTGATTGATGTAACACTTCCTGCCAAGCGGAACAAGGTAGGCCATACCCATCCCAACACCATTGCCCTGAAAGAGGTTGAAAGAATCTTTGTTGGCATGGGATATGAGGTTATTGAGGGGCCTGAGGTAGAATATGATTCCTATAATTTTGAAAAATTAAATATACCAAAGAACCATCCGGCAAGAGATGAACAGGATACCTTTTATATCAGTGACAACATTGTATTGAGAAGCCAGACATCTCCGGTACAGGTACGTACTATGGAAAAGGGGAAGCTGCCCATCCGCATGCTGGCTCCTGGCCGGGTATTCCGGTCTGACGAGGTGGATGCCACTCATTCTCCTTCCTTCCACCAGATCGAAGGCCTTGTCATTGATAAAAACATTACATTTGCAGACTTAAAGGGAACCCTGGCGGAGTTTGCAAGAGAGCTATTTGGCCTGGAGACAAAGGTAAAATTTCGTCCTCACCATTTCCCATTTACAGAACCAAGCGCAGAAATGGATGTTACCTGCTTTAAATGCGGCGGAAAAGGCTGCCGCTTCTGCAAAGGCTCCGGCTGGATTGAGATTCTTGGATGCGGAATGGTTCATCCAAACGTACTAACAATGAGCGGAATCGACCCGGATGAATATTCCGGCTTTGCATTTGGCGTTGGGTTAGAGCGTATTGCTCTGTTAAAATATGAAATTGATGATATGAGATTATTGTATGAGAATGACATCAGATTCTTAAAGCAGTTCTAG
- a CDS encoding zinc ribbon domain-containing protein, translating into MVERGNGTVFAHSSWQIMKVCPHCGNQIPDDNSNIYCPYCNYIANEEVLLRMKIEKQLRKPEDDPKKPLGNKRRYDDDDFDTVKVSDDRNPLISAAISVAVIAAVIAVAYFLLR; encoded by the coding sequence ATGGTGGAGAGGGGGAACGGAACTGTTTTTGCCCACAGTTCCTGGCAGATCATGAAAGTGTGTCCGCACTGCGGGAATCAGATTCCTGATGATAACAGCAATATTTACTGCCCTTATTGCAATTACATAGCCAATGAAGAAGTGCTGCTTCGCATGAAAATAGAGAAACAACTGCGCAAGCCGGAAGACGATCCTAAAAAGCCGTTGGGAAACAAAAGACGTTATGATGACGATGACTTTGATACAGTAAAGGTTTCCGATGACAGGAACCCTTTGATTTCCGCAGCGATCAGTGTTGCAGTAATTGCTGCTGTTATTGCAGTTGCTTACTTCCTTTTAAGATAA